AGCTGGTTATCAGTCTTGGTTAGGAATCCCTCGAAAAAGTTCTATCACATATGATACGAGCGGAGCACCATATGGATATATTGCCGCAAGTGTAGAAGATATGGCCGAATACATTCAATTCCTTAGTCAGCATGATCATAATCAATTTTTAACGGATCCTAATATGCATCTTTATATATCCTCTCATGTTCAAACAGATGAAAATCGTTATTATGGCTTAGGTTTAAGGATTACAAATCTAGACCTAGGAGGAAAAATGATTTGGCATTCAGGGTCTACCCCTGATTCACGCGCAGAATTATTCGCCATTCCAGAAACTGGTTGGGGTGGAGTCATCCTTACAAATAAAAATCATATTCTAGAGGAAGCGGCATTGATTCATCTTAGAAACGGGATCATTGATATTTTGAATGGGGAGAAACCAGCTGATATTCCAAAAAGTCCCCCTTATACTCAAATCGTAGTTATGGGGATCATTGGTCTTCTTTTTGTATTGTTCGCTACCCTTCTAGTACAGATTCAATCGAAAAAAATTCATAAAAGAAAGGCATGGCGTATATTTGGGATCGTTTTGCTCATTTTATCCATTTCCATGATTCCATCGCTCATCTATCGTGTGGGAACCCCTTGGCATACGTTAAAAGTATTTGCTGCCGACATTGCATTTCTAACCATCCTAATGGTGATTCTTTTAGCATTGAACGGTATATTATCCATCTATCATTCCGTTAAACGATAAATAGTACAATCGCAATTAACATATTCATGATCCACATTTTGATGATAAAATATGATCGAAAGAGTAGTTCATCTATGAGACTCTTGATATAGTCGGAAAGACATGTTCATTAATAGAAAGGAATCATATTTAAAGGGGAGAAAAATATGTTTTCAAACGAAGAGAAAGAAGCCATCTATAAAGTGATTTACAACAGGAGAGATATCCGCAGTTTTTTATCCACTCCTATTCCCAAAGAAACTTTATATAGAATATTGAATGCAGCCCATCATGCCCCTTCCGTAGGTTTTATGCAACCTTGGAATTTTATCTTAATTTCCTCAGACGATATT
This genomic window from Oikeobacillus pervagus contains:
- a CDS encoding serine hydrolase domain-containing protein, whose translation is MKILTATSKVMLVCLLLLSSLFFPISQTAAKQDMKSTIDTYIENFLEEHHIPGASVAIVHENDLFYSNSWGVTGESKEKVTTQTPFTIGSISKSLTGLAIMRLIDEETIHLEDPIKKYLPWFTLKDQQATSQITIKHLLTHTSGISTYSGLSISDKESKESDAIQKNVKSLSNVKLTATPGEKYQYSNANFLILGALIEEVTHQTYSKYMEQQVFLPLNMKNAAADHHSAYKKGYLAGYQSWLGIPRKSSITYDTSGAPYGYIAASVEDMAEYIQFLSQHDHNQFLTDPNMHLYISSHVQTDENRYYGLGLRITNLDLGGKMIWHSGSTPDSRAELFAIPETGWGGVILTNKNHILEEAALIHLRNGIIDILNGEKPADIPKSPPYTQIVVMGIIGLLFVLFATLLVQIQSKKIHKRKAWRIFGIVLLILSISMIPSLIYRVGTPWHTLKVFAADIAFLTILMVILLALNGILSIYHSVKR